The following are from one region of the Noviherbaspirillum sedimenti genome:
- a CDS encoding Fic family protein — protein sequence MNSPHSAKYIWQQPGWPALRYDLATLAPELGAARRAQGSVLGRAEAIGLEQLASITNAIWVDEVIATAAIEGEALNLDAVRSSVARKLGLGEGGPVARNVDGLVDVMHDAGSAFADRLDADRLCRWHSALFPGGTSGIRRIEVGRYRSFSDPMQIISGRPGKEVIHYEAPPSARVAAEMDAFIDWFNSSATAGEDGLIRAALAHLWFETIHPFEDGNGRIGRAIVDLALAQDLGAATRLYSMSRQLRENRRAYYDALNQAQSGALDVTGWVAWFAHQFAEACEKSGQIIQAALAKQRFWAQHAGVPLNERQRKAIQKLLDVGDSGFQGGLSAEKYGAITGASKATATRDLTALAEHGLLFVSGQGRSTRYALKRD from the coding sequence ATGAATTCGCCTCATTCAGCAAAATACATCTGGCAACAGCCAGGCTGGCCAGCGCTACGCTATGACCTGGCGACACTCGCGCCGGAACTGGGTGCGGCCCGACGAGCGCAAGGCAGCGTGCTTGGCCGGGCAGAAGCCATCGGGCTGGAGCAACTGGCCAGCATCACGAATGCCATCTGGGTCGACGAGGTGATTGCCACGGCGGCGATTGAAGGCGAAGCCCTGAACCTGGATGCCGTTCGTTCGTCCGTGGCCCGTAAACTCGGCTTGGGCGAAGGCGGCCCGGTCGCCAGAAATGTGGACGGTCTGGTGGATGTGATGCATGACGCCGGCAGCGCATTTGCCGACAGGCTGGATGCCGACCGGCTTTGCCGCTGGCATTCTGCGCTCTTCCCCGGCGGCACTTCCGGCATTCGGCGCATCGAGGTGGGCCGCTACCGTTCGTTTTCCGACCCGATGCAAATCATTAGCGGCCGCCCCGGCAAGGAAGTCATTCACTATGAAGCGCCGCCATCGGCACGTGTGGCCGCTGAAATGGACGCCTTTATCGACTGGTTCAATTCATCAGCCACTGCCGGCGAAGATGGCCTCATCCGCGCCGCCCTGGCGCATTTGTGGTTCGAGACCATCCATCCTTTCGAGGATGGCAATGGCAGAATCGGCCGCGCCATCGTCGATCTGGCGCTGGCGCAGGATCTGGGCGCCGCCACGCGCCTTTACAGCATGTCGCGCCAGCTTCGGGAAAACCGGCGCGCATATTACGATGCGCTCAACCAGGCTCAGTCCGGCGCACTGGACGTCACCGGCTGGGTGGCCTGGTTCGCCCACCAGTTTGCCGAGGCCTGCGAAAAATCCGGCCAGATCATCCAGGCGGCCCTTGCCAAGCAGCGGTTCTGGGCACAGCATGCCGGCGTGCCGCTCAACGAGCGGCAGCGCAAAGCAATACAGAAGCTGCTCGATGTCGGCGACAGCGGTTTTCAGGGCGGGCTGAGCGCGGAAAAATATGGCGCAATCACTGGAGCGTCAAAGGCGACCGCGACGCGCGATCTGACGGCGCTGGCGGAACACGGCCTGCTGTTTGTCAGCGGACAGGGGCGAAGTACGCGGTATGCGTTGAAGAGGGATTAA